The Puntigrus tetrazona isolate hp1 chromosome 9, ASM1883169v1, whole genome shotgun sequence genome includes the window tCCTTCATGATTTTCAGCTGCTGGTATTTTATTTAggatttatttgtgtttatatagtTCATACATCGTCGAATCTAATTTTATAATGGTTCTGTCACTCCAATTTTTTTCAGTGCGCATGTGGCCACTGTTTCTCTTTCCTTGTGGAGTTTCTCAAATGTCTCAATCTTAATTCGCCCTTCCGCAAATGAAGGCTTTAAAAGTATTTCGATCAGAGCAGAAAGCATTTAACAAACATTGCTGAAAAAGTCTTACAATCTTACAAAATCTAAACCTCCATGAATTAAGATACTTTTACTTGAAAAGCAAAAAGGAGATATGATTAAGAAATTTCCCAGAATTAAGTAagttgcttaaaacaagaacaaatatctgttaatgtgttttcccttttaattaatttttttttcttgttctaatCATAACTCTAATCATCACTCACTCCATTTTGATTATTGCTAtcgatatttatttatttatttatttatttatttataagccTTTTTCTTGTCACTATGTTTTTCAGGTAAATGTAGAATATCACATTTCCACTGGAAACATCCCTTTATTGCAGTTTGATCGGAAGTCACAGTTAAACTATTTTAGTGGTTGTTTGCACAGCTATATAAGCCTtatcaataattaaattaatttgatttaagaatctaattttgcattacattttggTCATTTAGCACAATGAGGTATTCGGAGTGAAAGTtgtattttcaaacttttaGTGTTGTTAATGCAGCTCATTGTGTGCACTCTAGAGTCTTGACATTATATTTAGCAACATATTGGCATATTTTGTTCCCTTTTAATTATAccttaaatttaaaaacttataataataatttttaatttttaaatttacgtCGTCTTGAAAGAGTCTTAAATTTACTTTCATAAACCCTGAAGAAACCCCGTCACATGTGACGAATGTGTAATCTTTCTTCAGACATCGTTTTTTTTATCAGCGCACGTGCACTCTTAAAAGTAgagttttaataatttgcttATTATTTCGCCAATCACAAGGGCAGTAGGAGGCTGGAAATGACCTATACTGGATTCAAACCCAGGTTGTCTGACCACCAGGCCACGTTTGCGTCAAAGTTGAGGTTTTAAGGCGATGAGATGGGGGAGGGATAGCGGCGGAGTCCGCCTCGCTGACTCATAGACAAGGCCATTTCCTGGCACGGACGTGCTAAATTCACATTAGCTTGAGCTATTGATTGGAGTggggggaggagagagagatgcatCATTCTAGAGAGATGGCCTCAAATGGACAGCCTGGCAGAGCAGTTTTGAACGAACACTCAGCATCCTTTCGGTCGGTGCAGGGCAGAAACAGCTAAAGCAATCTGATTTGCAGTGATGCCAAGCCAGCGTGCTGCGCTTGTGTGGGCTAGTCGTGGTTCAATGGTGTCAGAGCCTCGTTTGCGTAAGTAGGGGTCTCTTGTCTGTGAAAAGATTGGTAAAAGTTTTGAGAAGATTGCTTCGGATAGCGACAAAGTGGCGAGCTGAAATCATTCCAGGGCAAAACTGCTGAGTGTATGTAGCGGTTCATTGAGTGCCCACTTTTTAGTGCTCTTGATTGCGGGAGTGTTTTCGCCATTCGctctggatttttttaaattctcttcAATTAAGAGTTCAGCCAGCCAGCTCTGAGATCAATCATAATGGTtggaagccaaaaaaaaaaaaagtattaatttctttctttcgaGATTTGCGGCTTCTACAAAAGTATATGTAAAGTTAGAATTCAGcccaacagcaaaaaaaatgctgaaaacgtTCTCTCAGGTCATCctagatgtagatgagtttgtttcttcaatgAAAATCGTATAAATCGTAAAAGCACaccttttcacttcacaagatggaCTACAGTGGTGTGGATCgcttgtgatgtttttcagaGCTGTTCggactgacggcacccattcactgcagagtatCTGTTGGTGAGCAATTGATGCAATGCTAGAATTCTCCAGATCTGTTCAGAcgaagaaacaagctcatttaTATCTGCGGCGGCGTATTGTTTAGATCAGAGTTCTGTTTTCTTAGAAGTAGTTTATTATTCAGGATTCCCTGATTTACTTTTCAACGTTTTGCATCTTGaattaatgtagtttttttttttaatttcgcAAGGTAGTTCGGTTATGATGAATTCGCTCTTTTTAAACAATCTTTTTAACACATTGGTAATTATGGGGTTCTAGCTGAGTATGTTAGGCATCATCATCAGACAGTACATTTGGAGGTCTGCAGATGAAACCTTCTGAAAGCTCTTAAGATGCTCTCAGACCTGCTTCACGAGAGAGCTATCAGCTTACAGTGCATTAGCCATTTACTTTGATCACGTCACCAAGAAATTTAGTGCTGTTGATCAAAACTGATGTCAGCCCATCTAACACTGAGTATATTGAGtattcatgattttatttttcctatttgcatcattttctttctgaagaaataaactgaagcactgagaaatattttaatgaggTTTTAGGCTATTATTTCAACTAAAAAAACTTGTCATTAAACTAATTTCAAAAAATGTCCTTATGTTGGGGCTTGTTGCTAATACGCACAGAACGGTGTAATCATTGGcgagtttattattatatttgttataataatgaataatataaaattaataaacaaatttattttattttttatttatttatttttgcactatATTACCCAGCCCGTAAGCCCAAGTTCTGAAACAAACCTTTATAGTTTTAAAGGGATTGTtgacccaaaaatttaaattctgtcattaatttccCACCttcatatcattccaaacctgtaagaccttcattcatcttctgaaaatgaaaatatttttgatgaattctgcatagttgtttgttttgggggtATTCtcattgattattttaatgaactcCTGGCTACATTTCTGAGCTCTGATTGTATTtggatccttgctgtctatgagGGGGTCCGAGAGAGCTCTCggcattcatcaaaaatatatttttttgtgttccgaagatgaaccaATATTTTACGGGCTTGGAACGACATGACCATAAGTAATTAAGGACAGAATtgcatttttaggtgaactgtcccATTAAAAgctgcaatacattttttcaataacTAAATACTTGTCTTTTTGTGAGAGcaaatttttttggttttagatACATAGCATGCATACATCTCGCaagtcattcattttctccattcCATAGCCGCCCGTTGAGTGTATTTGATTGATGTCATACATTTGGATGGGGTTCAGAGGTCTCACACTGTTCCACACACTGCACGCCTGCGCTGATAGCCTGTGTCCACTGTGTGGCGCTGTGCTGTGTGTCCTGTGTTGAGTGCAGAGCTGCAGCTGGTGGTGGAGCAGCACTTTCAGAGGCAGGAGCAGCAGGAGGCGGGGCTCTCTGACAGCCCAGACACGCCCAGTCCAATCACAGCACAGCATTTTGCCAGCGAAGCTCAGTGGGCCAATCACAACAGCTCAGAGCCCAATGGCAATGAGTCTTATGTCAGTACTGAGGGGCAGCCAGGCAGCAGTGGGGCCGGGTAAGTCCAGAACCAAAAATGGGACGCGGTAATAATATTGTTGCTTTGAACAATATACAGGTAGCTAGGAAAGTACATGTAACAATCCCTCActtcagtaaatatattaaaatcaagttaaaaaaatctgtgcagAGAACCAATGTactctaaattaaataatgaaaccaATTAAAGAAATGTGCAGTTTTTGCaattgaataaaacataaatattttattttgaaaatcacTTTGAGTCTGTAAATTCatggtttattattaaaaatgatcttttaatattataattatgttatgGTATTTTGAgtcagtttgtgtgttttttggtttttttttagagttttagctttttgtagtttatttcagtacttcaagttaaagtatattaaaataggaaactGCCTTGGCAACTGgttgaaatatatacagtaaattatatatccatatttgtgtattttcacATTACAAATacgctttttcatttttaagattttcattttagttttagttaactatattAACTCTGCTGGAGATACAAACCTTTAGTATTATcaagaaaattaattatttaatgcattgcattgcataatGTTTTTGGATTATTAAGTGGGTGTCATGAAAATGTTTCAGCAATacgtttttaaatcaaatattacaaatcaaatctgtacatttattgattaatttgaatcattgcaaaataaatgttcaaacttcaagcacaaaataaactgcTACACgtaattcatgtttaattactaattgattttattattttatagtgaGTGCGTTTATCCTTCGTAAACAATATGTAAGTGCACGAGCATGTAAAGAAAAGCTGATTGATTGCTTGGTTGGAAGATCTGCTGCGCTTGACtgacaagacttttttttttgtctctgtctctcctccACTTTTTgttaaattcttatttttgttctgttattattttgaatatcgTTACTACCATTGTTTTGCATATTCATATACAGGAGACACAGCAGACACCTCAGGAAGTGAGCAGAAAAACTTGAGCAGTCCTTCATCTGTCTCTCGATAGCCGTAATAACGTACCTGGCACACCATAGACCCTTCCTAATCATTTACTGTCCCTTCCACTCTTTGGACTCTGAATAAGAAGACACGCTTTCTCTAAATACACGCATTGTACTTTCTCACCTCTTTCTAAGTTCCAGTGATGACTTCctttaatcagttttatttgtgtgaAGTGTAATGCTTGTTCTTCACGTTGAACTCTGTACCAAAATGATCTgtcctgtttgttttttctatttgataAAACGGCATTTGAAATATTTCCGATATGTATATCTGTAAAATGCGGGCGGCGTATTTTTGGCACTTTCGGATCGGTTGTAATCATTTCTTTGTGGGTTTGGATTTACTTGTGAAGTAGagacaatgaaataaaactttttggagcttgaaataaaaaaaaaaaaaaaaggaatgaagTAAATAATTTTGAGTAAGTGCTGTTTATCTATTGTTACTGTCCGTTTGGTTTTTCATCTCCCACTTCCAAAATGTCTCAGtcttagataaataaatgaaggatgAATAGAGCACTGCAATGATGACTTTTTTTGGCAGGCATTTTTGTAAG containing:
- the LOC122351689 gene encoding protein phosphatase 1 regulatory subunit 1C-like isoform X1; its protein translation is MEPNSPKKIQFAVPLFQSQLDPQAAEHIRKRRPTPATLVIYNEPSASGDDKQTTSNQTEAQSAQLSPAQRKQSVYTPPTMRELQLVVEQHFQRQEQQEAGLSDSPDTPSPITAQHFASEAQWANHNSSEPNGNESYVSTEGQPGSSGAGGDTADTSGSEQKNLSSPSSVSR